A region from the bacterium genome encodes:
- a CDS encoding nucleotidyltransferase domain-containing protein, producing the protein MNDKNIHIDVLFDTLKEREKELNCFYQIEELLSQTNLSFDELFQGIIEAIPTGWQYPDICQVEIIYNNRIYKAANYTEPVKELSAEIILQGEVVGKIIVSYFEGVPHTDEGYFLKEEKKLLHTIANRISQTILYRKLKSTTNEWENIKETFSHKDGNEWVVLVDMLLQSDRNLFVYLSRKMLHYLYWNGIEEANELLKQFEVKTSREEFEDINSPSKKKPIDNIIALSKEVFRVASQNFESSIILYNIQKWIQEDKSRFLVRAIDDPNSSLTEIIDAITRYHHITKEGFELSISINKGLRVSLIRRFFSDQLEFINIAKQYIDVEDYYDIVKNVIFPANSHGKLGGKSAGLFLASQIVNKCKSYSDLFYEMKVPKTWYITSDGLINFLYYNNLEEIIEQKYKDMDEIFIGYHNIIQMFKNSPFPPEIVQKLSAALDDIGEVPIIVRSSSLLEDRFGASFSGKYKSLFLANQGSKLQRLDALTDAIAEIYASTFGPDPIEYRKERGLIDFFEEMGVMIQEVVGTRVGKYFFPSFSGVAFSNNEFRWSPRIQREDGLIRIVPGLGTRAVDRLADDYPILISPGQPKLRVNITPDEIQRYSPKYIDAINMENNTFETIAISDLLKEYGDDFPIINHIVSLVKGDYVQEYTSVLNMDFEKDDFVVTFSGVINRTTFIKQIQNLLNVLKEKIKTPVDIEFAHDGKNLYLLQCRPQPYSKISKPAPIPRDIPDEKILFSAKKFISNGYIPNITHIVYVNPEAYQKTASLEELKNVGRAVSALNKILPKRQFILMGPGRWGSRGDIKLGVNVTYSDINNTAALIEIAKNTGNFTPDLSFGTHFFQDLVESSIRYLPLYPDEKDVVFNKRFFNMSPNILSELAHEFSGLSEIIRVIDVRRQTDGMVLNILMNADINEAIAVLANTDSVKTYVYENESETKKEQLDDFWRWRYHMAKKIADQLDPDRFGVKKIYIFGSTKNATAGPASDIDLLIHFNGSEKQKNDLLLWLEGWSLTLAEMNYLKTGYKSDGLLDIHIVTDEDIRKKTSYAVKIDAVTDAARELHIGKAI; encoded by the coding sequence ATGAATGATAAAAATATCCATATTGACGTATTATTTGATACTCTTAAGGAGAGAGAAAAAGAGCTTAACTGCTTTTATCAGATAGAGGAATTACTAAGCCAGACAAATCTAAGCTTTGATGAACTGTTTCAGGGCATAATTGAAGCTATACCGACCGGTTGGCAATACCCTGATATCTGCCAGGTAGAAATAATATATAATAATAGGATTTACAAAGCTGCCAACTATACTGAACCAGTAAAAGAGCTTAGTGCTGAAATTATTCTTCAAGGAGAGGTTGTTGGCAAGATAATTGTGTCATATTTTGAGGGTGTGCCCCATACTGATGAAGGATATTTTTTAAAGGAAGAAAAAAAATTATTACACACTATTGCAAATCGAATTTCTCAGACAATTCTTTACCGAAAATTAAAATCTACAACCAATGAATGGGAAAATATAAAAGAAACATTTTCTCATAAAGATGGAAACGAATGGGTTGTACTTGTAGACATGTTACTTCAGTCGGATAGGAACCTTTTTGTATATCTTTCACGTAAGATGCTCCACTATCTTTACTGGAACGGAATAGAAGAAGCAAATGAACTGCTTAAGCAATTTGAAGTAAAAACTTCCAGAGAAGAATTTGAGGATATAAACAGTCCAAGCAAAAAAAAGCCAATAGATAACATTATAGCTTTGAGTAAGGAAGTTTTTAGAGTTGCATCTCAAAATTTTGAAAGCAGCATAATTTTATATAACATTCAAAAATGGATTCAGGAAGATAAATCTCGTTTTTTAGTAAGAGCGATAGATGACCCCAACTCATCGTTAACTGAAATAATTGATGCTATAACACGTTACCATCACATAACCAAAGAAGGTTTTGAATTATCAATTTCAATAAACAAGGGTCTGCGTGTGTCATTAATCCGCAGGTTTTTTTCTGATCAGCTAGAATTTATCAATATCGCTAAACAGTATATTGATGTAGAGGACTACTATGATATTGTAAAAAATGTCATTTTCCCTGCTAACAGCCATGGAAAGTTGGGAGGGAAAAGTGCCGGACTTTTTCTTGCTTCTCAAATTGTAAATAAATGTAAATCCTACTCAGATTTATTTTATGAGATGAAAGTGCCAAAAACCTGGTATATTACTTCAGATGGACTGATTAATTTTCTTTATTACAATAATCTTGAAGAGATTATTGAGCAGAAATATAAAGATATGGATGAAATTTTTATTGGGTATCATAATATAATTCAGATGTTTAAAAATTCTCCTTTTCCTCCGGAGATTGTACAAAAATTATCAGCTGCTTTAGATGATATTGGAGAAGTTCCCATTATAGTTAGAAGTTCAAGCCTGCTCGAAGACCGGTTTGGAGCCTCATTTTCCGGAAAATATAAAAGTTTATTCCTTGCTAATCAGGGCAGCAAACTGCAGCGATTGGATGCTCTTACAGATGCAATCGCTGAAATTTATGCATCCACTTTCGGGCCCGATCCCATTGAATACCGGAAGGAAAGGGGGCTGATAGATTTCTTTGAAGAAATGGGGGTGATGATACAAGAAGTAGTTGGTACAAGGGTTGGCAAATATTTTTTTCCTTCATTTTCCGGTGTGGCTTTCAGCAATAATGAGTTCCGCTGGTCTCCCAGAATTCAAAGAGAAGACGGACTCATCCGTATAGTGCCGGGGCTGGGTACACGTGCTGTTGATAGACTTGCAGATGATTACCCGATTCTGATCTCTCCAGGCCAACCTAAACTGCGTGTCAATATTACGCCTGATGAAATACAGCGTTATTCTCCAAAGTATATTGATGCAATAAATATGGAAAATAATACATTTGAAACTATTGCTATATCTGATTTATTAAAGGAATATGGCGATGATTTTCCAATTATCAATCATATTGTTTCCCTTGTTAAGGGTGATTATGTACAGGAATATACTTCCGTATTGAATATGGATTTTGAAAAAGATGATTTTGTTGTCACTTTTTCCGGAGTTATAAACAGAACAACATTCATTAAACAGATTCAAAATCTTTTAAATGTTTTAAAAGAAAAGATTAAGACGCCGGTGGACATTGAGTTCGCTCATGACGGTAAAAATTTGTATTTGCTGCAATGCAGGCCGCAGCCTTATTCAAAAATCAGTAAACCTGCTCCGATTCCAAGAGATATTCCTGATGAGAAAATATTATTCTCTGCAAAAAAATTTATATCTAATGGATACATACCAAATATTACCCATATAGTCTATGTAAATCCAGAGGCTTATCAAAAAACGGCCTCGCTAGAAGAACTTAAAAACGTCGGCAGAGCTGTAAGTGCATTAAATAAAATACTGCCCAAGCGGCAATTTATTCTAATGGGCCCGGGCAGATGGGGGAGTCGGGGTGATATCAAATTAGGGGTCAATGTTACTTATTCGGATATCAACAATACTGCGGCCCTTATAGAGATAGCAAAGAATACTGGTAATTTCACGCCTGATTTATCGTTCGGAACTCATTTTTTTCAAGATCTTGTTGAGTCATCTATTCGCTATTTACCACTTTACCCTGACGAAAAAGATGTTGTATTTAATAAAAGATTTTTTAATATGTCACCCAACATACTTAGTGAGTTAGCTCATGAATTTTCCGGTTTGTCTGAAATAATACGTGTGATTGATGTTCGGCGTCAAACAGATGGCATGGTACTTAATATTCTAATGAATGCAGATATTAATGAAGCAATTGCGGTTTTAGCGAATACTGATAGTGTAAAAACTTACGTTTATGAAAATGAGAGTGAAACAAAGAAGGAACAATTAGATGATTTTTGGAGATGGCGATACCACATGGCTAAGAAAATTGCAGATCAACTGGATCCTGATAGGTTTGGAGTGAAAAAAATATATATTTTCGGAAGCACTAAAAATGCGACAGCCGGACCAGCGAGCGACATTGATTTACTTATTCATTTTAATGGATCAGAAAAACAAAAAAATGACCTTTTATTATGGCTGGAAGGATGGAGCCTGACACTGGCAGAGATGAATTATCTGAAAACAGGCTACAAGTCGGATGGCCTTCTTGATATACACATTGTTACAGATGAAGATATCAGGAAAAAAACGAGTTATGCTGTCAAAATAGACGCAGTAACAGATGCTGCCAGGGAACTCCATATCGGAAAAGCTATTTGA
- a CDS encoding metallophosphoesterase, with the protein MHTKELISKNCFFVSDLHGSISRYKTLFDAIMNESPAAVFMGGDLLPSGMMKLTVSFKSIHEDFINDFLAVEFGRLKKIMGKKYPEIFLILGNDDPRFEESSILSVSTTGIWNYIHNRKIIWNGYSIYGYSFIPPTPFRLKDWEKFDVSRYTDPGCTAPYEGSHTIPVPESELKYSTIKEDLKKLTMNDNLEKAVFLFHSPPYQTYLDRAALDGKMIDYVPLDVHVGSIAIKRFIEKKQPLITLHGHVHESARITGSWKDNINKTIMLSAAHDGHELAIVRFNPRSPQQATRELK; encoded by the coding sequence TTGCATACTAAAGAGCTGATATCAAAAAATTGTTTTTTTGTCTCTGATCTTCATGGAAGCATCTCCAGATACAAAACTCTTTTTGATGCTATTATGAATGAAAGCCCGGCAGCCGTTTTTATGGGAGGCGACCTACTTCCCTCCGGAATGATGAAATTAACAGTATCATTTAAATCTATCCATGAAGATTTTATTAATGATTTTCTTGCTGTTGAATTTGGCAGATTAAAAAAAATTATGGGTAAAAAATATCCTGAAATATTCCTGATTCTAGGGAATGATGATCCTCGTTTTGAAGAATCTTCCATACTAAGCGTTAGTACAACCGGTATTTGGAATTATATTCATAATCGTAAAATAATCTGGAATGGATACAGTATTTACGGTTATTCATTTATTCCTCCTACTCCATTCAGGTTAAAGGATTGGGAGAAATTCGATGTTTCAAGATACACTGATCCTGGATGTACCGCACCGTATGAAGGTTCCCACACAATTCCGGTTCCGGAATCTGAGTTAAAATACTCCACAATTAAAGAAGACCTGAAAAAACTCACTATGAATGATAATCTTGAAAAAGCTGTCTTTCTCTTCCACTCTCCACCGTATCAAACTTATCTGGATCGTGCAGCTTTAGATGGAAAAATGATAGACTATGTTCCTCTGGATGTACACGTTGGCAGTATTGCAATTAAACGGTTTATTGAGAAAAAACAGCCTTTAATAACCCTTCATGGCCATGTTCATGAATCAGCACGAATTACTGGGTCATGGAAGGATAACATTAATAAAACTATCATGTTATCTGCCGCTCACGACGGGCATGAACTTGCTATTGTTAGATTTAATCCGCGTTCTCCTCAACAAGCTACAAGAGAACTCAAATAG